The following proteins come from a genomic window of Aequorivita marisscotiae:
- a CDS encoding class I SAM-dependent methyltransferase, whose translation MDNFINVPFINSNLDDYIIRTAIFNAIKENIDLFEGDLLDVGCGKMPYKDYILQHSKAENYTGLDIETALPYDSKVKPDFFWDAINMPFEDNLFHCAFGTEVLEHCPEPEVILKETYRVLKPGGIFFFTVPFLWPLHEVPNDAYRYTPFSLERHLKNCGFKDIQIQATGGWHAALAQMLGLWVKRSGISRKKSIWISFFLKPLIKRLIKKDNPEKVVFKEGQMITGLYGFAKK comes from the coding sequence ATGGATAACTTTATTAATGTGCCGTTTATAAATTCTAATTTAGATGATTATATCATTCGAACTGCCATTTTTAATGCGATAAAAGAAAACATTGATTTATTTGAAGGTGATTTATTAGATGTTGGATGTGGTAAAATGCCGTATAAAGATTATATTTTGCAGCATTCAAAAGCTGAAAATTATACGGGATTAGATATCGAAACTGCTTTGCCCTATGATAGCAAAGTTAAACCAGATTTCTTTTGGGATGCCATTAATATGCCTTTCGAAGATAATTTGTTTCATTGTGCTTTCGGAACAGAGGTTTTAGAGCATTGCCCAGAGCCCGAAGTCATTTTAAAAGAAACTTATCGTGTTTTAAAACCCGGAGGAATTTTCTTTTTTACAGTACCTTTTTTATGGCCTTTGCACGAAGTTCCTAACGATGCCTATCGATACACTCCTTTTTCCTTAGAGCGTCATTTAAAGAATTGCGGTTTTAAAGACATCCAAATTCAAGCGACTGGCGGTTGGCATGCAGCCTTGGCGCAAATGTTGGGCTTATGGGTTAAAAGAAGCGGAATTTCACGTAAAAAAAGTATATGGATTTCTTTTTTTTTAAAGCCTTTAATAAAACGATTAATTAAGAAAGACAATCCTGAGAAAGTAGTTTTTAAAGAAGGACAAATGATAACTGGCTTATATGGATTTGCAAAAAAGTAG
- a CDS encoding glycosyltransferase, whose translation MDLQKSRIALVSPSKHSYSETFIQVQKHGLRGNVFYYYDGALPKYLENYGLLLSTSISVVNKLKQLLKLSQFSANEAAFIKSLKKNKIQVVLAQYGPTAHRILNICKFLKLPLVVHFHGYDASVKSIVEQHNYYKEVFEYASRVIAVSKLMQKKLIALGCNAQKVVLNPCAPHSDFFKVDPKFAKKQFVSVGRFTNKKAPYYIILAFKKVVKTHPDAQLIMAGNGALLNTCNNLVSFYGLENNVQFIGVIDREVFINLLEESLAFVQHSITAEDGDSEGTPVAVLEASAAGLPVISTNHAGIPDVIENGKTGLLSNEHDVKTMSENMLKLIDNLALTKQLGASGKVKVQEEFNLEKHLEVLQKTIELA comes from the coding sequence ATGGATTTGCAAAAAAGTAGAATAGCACTTGTATCGCCCTCAAAGCATTCGTATTCCGAGACTTTTATACAAGTGCAAAAACATGGGCTTCGAGGCAATGTATTCTATTATTACGATGGTGCATTACCCAAATATTTAGAAAATTATGGTTTATTGCTTTCTACCAGTATTTCAGTTGTTAATAAATTAAAACAGTTATTAAAACTATCTCAATTTTCGGCTAATGAAGCTGCTTTTATTAAATCATTAAAAAAGAATAAAATTCAAGTCGTTTTAGCACAATACGGGCCAACCGCGCATAGAATACTTAACATTTGTAAATTTTTAAAGTTGCCGTTAGTAGTTCATTTTCATGGCTACGATGCTAGTGTAAAAAGTATTGTGGAGCAGCATAATTATTACAAAGAAGTATTTGAGTACGCATCAAGAGTTATAGCAGTTTCTAAACTGATGCAAAAAAAGTTGATTGCTTTAGGTTGTAACGCTCAGAAAGTCGTTCTTAATCCTTGTGCACCACATAGCGATTTTTTTAAAGTAGATCCAAAATTTGCAAAAAAACAATTTGTTTCTGTTGGAAGATTTACCAATAAAAAAGCACCCTACTATATTATTCTAGCCTTTAAAAAAGTTGTGAAAACACATCCGGATGCGCAACTAATTATGGCAGGAAACGGAGCATTGCTCAATACCTGTAATAACTTGGTATCGTTTTATGGCTTAGAAAATAATGTGCAATTTATTGGGGTAATTGATAGAGAAGTATTTATAAATTTATTAGAAGAATCTTTAGCCTTTGTACAGCACTCCATAACTGCAGAGGATGGAGATAGCGAAGGCACACCCGTAGCAGTTTTAGAAGCGAGTGCTGCAGGATTACCGGTAATTTCAACAAATCATGCAGGTATTCCAGATGTTATAGAAAATGGGAAAACGGGGCTGCTGTCTAACGAACACGATGTAAAAACTATGAGTGAAAACATGTTAAAACTAATAGATAATTTAGCTCTAACAAAACAATTAGGTGCATCTGGAAAAGTTAAAGTCCAAGAAGAATTCAATTTAGAAAAACATTTAGAAGTTTTGCAAAAAACTATTGAATTAGCTTAA
- a CDS encoding glycosyltransferase family 2 protein, protein MKLSIIYPYRNRDILRVQKSLKSLQSQTNKNFEVYFVNYGSDAIYTNQIESLLKNFEFVKYSYLYTLFQPWNKSKAINSVLKNLETGCFFVADIDMIFHSTFIEKALRLSKTNEAWYFQVGFLGEGESKTSKKFEDYNIKFKSNKGATGLTLCPVKAAKRIRGFDEFYHFWGGEDTDFHIRLKNSGCIVKYFDEELLMLHQWHEIYRNRESANLTANLQISGIVQFNHYYLEQTARDKKAVVNNDVWGETQSKEQFEKLVEYSNTTSKKISSSCVKIDYFLFHELPNLKPGIYNFKITADQKNISLKATLKNVLKKSKYSYYSLKDINDKLLFHLITFYRNNPYYYRVSKDLKSITFVINKL, encoded by the coding sequence ATGAAGCTTTCAATAATTTATCCATATCGAAATAGAGATATTTTAAGAGTGCAAAAATCTTTGAAATCATTGCAATCTCAAACAAATAAAAATTTTGAAGTCTATTTTGTGAATTATGGATCAGATGCAATTTATACTAACCAAATTGAAAGTCTGCTGAAAAATTTTGAATTTGTAAAATATTCTTACTTATATACACTATTTCAACCATGGAACAAATCTAAAGCCATAAATAGTGTCTTGAAAAATTTAGAAACTGGCTGTTTTTTTGTGGCTGATATCGATATGATTTTTCATTCAACTTTTATTGAGAAGGCATTGAGGTTATCAAAAACCAATGAGGCGTGGTATTTCCAGGTGGGGTTTTTAGGAGAAGGGGAATCAAAAACATCAAAAAAGTTTGAAGATTATAACATAAAATTTAAAAGTAATAAGGGCGCAACAGGGTTAACTTTATGTCCTGTAAAAGCTGCTAAACGTATACGCGGTTTCGACGAGTTTTATCATTTTTGGGGAGGCGAGGACACTGATTTTCACATTCGGCTTAAAAATTCTGGTTGTATTGTCAAATATTTTGATGAGGAACTTTTAATGCTGCATCAATGGCATGAAATATATAGAAACAGAGAAAGTGCAAATTTAACTGCTAACCTGCAAATATCTGGTATCGTACAATTTAATCATTACTATTTAGAGCAAACCGCTCGAGATAAAAAAGCGGTTGTGAATAATGATGTTTGGGGAGAAACACAGTCGAAAGAACAGTTTGAAAAGTTAGTTGAATATTCTAATACAACCAGTAAAAAAATAAGTAGCAGCTGTGTGAAAATAGATTACTTTCTATTTCATGAATTACCAAATTTAAAACCTGGAATATATAATTTTAAAATAACCGCAGATCAAAAAAACATTTCATTGAAAGCAACCTTAAAAAATGTTCTTAAAAAAAGTAAATATTCATATTACTCATTGAAAGACATAAATGATAAACTATTATTCCATCTCATCACTTTTTATAGAAATAATCCTTATTATTACCGCGTTTCAAAAGATTTAAAAAGTATTACGTTTGTTATTAACAAATTGTAA
- a CDS encoding glycosyltransferase — protein MISVVIRNKNQDKALKFLLKNLTQRYLDDISEIIVIDNLSTDDSKDIASQYGARFVTVHNFSYGGSANIAASEASNDIVVIFSAHSYPVSHDFFKLIKNKFDGRNSLAGLRCLHSPNDYRNFINNVNAQTDPNKSGLIFSGSAFSKNVWKKHKFREDVATFEDKEWSKRVIEAGYDIEFVPSIFCYEIKRTKAQNFFRFKNDVIGNYQLWHQDLTLKNAFNGLIIGVFSLLVNFVSDFWYIVKRFFFNISFVFNKPQKFD, from the coding sequence ATGATATCTGTAGTAATAAGAAATAAAAATCAAGATAAAGCACTTAAATTTTTACTTAAAAATTTAACGCAGCGTTATTTAGATGATATTTCTGAAATCATTGTAATTGATAATCTATCCACAGATGATAGTAAAGATATCGCATCTCAATACGGTGCAAGATTTGTAACTGTGCACAATTTTAGTTATGGTGGTAGCGCTAATATAGCTGCAAGTGAGGCCTCAAATGATATTGTCGTTATCTTTAGCGCACACTCGTACCCTGTGAGTCACGATTTTTTTAAATTAATAAAGAATAAATTTGATGGACGTAATAGTTTAGCAGGTTTACGTTGTTTGCACAGCCCGAATGATTATAGGAATTTTATAAATAATGTGAATGCGCAAACTGACCCAAACAAATCTGGATTAATATTTTCTGGCTCTGCATTTAGTAAAAACGTTTGGAAAAAACATAAGTTTAGGGAAGATGTAGCGACTTTCGAAGATAAAGAGTGGTCTAAAAGAGTTATTGAAGCTGGTTATGATATAGAGTTCGTTCCATCTATTTTCTGTTATGAAATTAAAAGAACAAAAGCACAAAACTTTTTTAGATTTAAAAACGATGTAATTGGAAATTACCAATTGTGGCATCAAGATTTAACTTTAAAAAATGCTTTTAATGGTTTAATTATAGGTGTATTCAGTTTATTGGTAAATTTTGTAAGTGATTTTTGGTACATTGTTAAGCGGTTTTTTTTTAATATAAGCTTTGTATTTAATAAACCCCAAAAGTTCGATTGA
- a CDS encoding glycosyltransferase family 2 protein: protein MDSLISIIIPSYNRSSLISETLNSVLNQTYTNWECIIVDDGSTNNAIEIVKKFANKDSRFTIKKRPSEKPKGANACRNYGFRLSKGDYVLFLDSDDVLKDTCLEKRLNMFKTSNNIDFVIANSSYIKNGKFYNKPICEFPSNFSSEAYLKLFLSYRLPWASTMGVLWKKETIKDFKFDEKLMRLQDLDYHISILSKKEYNIKRLNQIDTYYRVDDDDKVTSNNYVTKVINSLEYFLQKHINQDYIQEKYPNSFKNFILFFLVNYLYPNYKNHKLKIHKIEKIIKNSKLFSSKELYLLKVKKRITVNGLINKKGFGINRFNKIIMKGLRHGE from the coding sequence ATGGATTCATTGATATCTATAATCATTCCCTCTTACAACCGCTCGTCATTAATTAGCGAAACTTTAAACAGCGTTTTAAACCAAACTTACACAAATTGGGAATGTATAATCGTTGATGATGGATCGACTAATAATGCCATAGAAATCGTTAAAAAATTCGCAAACAAAGATTCTAGATTTACAATCAAAAAAAGACCCTCAGAGAAACCCAAAGGTGCCAACGCCTGTAGAAATTATGGTTTTAGGTTGAGTAAAGGTGATTATGTTTTGTTTCTAGATTCTGATGATGTTTTAAAAGACACCTGCTTAGAAAAGCGATTGAATATGTTCAAAACATCAAACAATATAGACTTTGTCATTGCAAATTCATCTTATATAAAAAATGGTAAATTCTATAATAAACCTATTTGTGAGTTTCCAAGCAATTTTAGTTCAGAAGCATATCTTAAATTGTTTTTAAGCTATAGATTGCCATGGGCCTCTACTATGGGTGTACTTTGGAAAAAAGAAACTATTAAAGATTTTAAGTTTGATGAAAAACTAATGCGGTTGCAAGATTTAGATTATCATATTTCAATTCTTTCAAAAAAAGAATATAACATAAAAAGATTAAATCAGATTGATACTTATTACAGAGTTGATGATGACGATAAAGTAACAAGTAATAATTATGTAACTAAGGTTATTAATAGCCTAGAATACTTTCTTCAAAAGCATATTAACCAAGATTATATTCAGGAAAAATATCCAAATAGTTTTAAAAACTTTATCCTGTTTTTTTTAGTAAATTACCTGTATCCAAATTATAAAAATCATAAATTGAAGATTCATAAAATTGAAAAGATTATAAAGAATTCCAAATTATTTTCTTCAAAAGAACTGTACCTATTAAAAGTCAAAAAAAGGATAACAGTTAATGGTTTAATAAACAAAAAGGGCTTCGGTATTAATAGGTTTAATAAGATAATAATGAAAGGATTAAGACATGGGGAATAG
- a CDS encoding class I SAM-dependent methyltransferase encodes MSKTVPSPLKFDALSDKIESFETQKICRAYKAMGIDVTRYFKDLKEIELFQCRSTGYKFYYPFSVIGDAEFYKELSLKRENYYSTRWEHLQILPSLNTSQKILEIGSGFGVFLNLLKGKGITAEGIELNPEALNNCKEQQLKVHNQLIEDFVKDSVEQFDVVCYFQVLEHITNIYDFISNSLLALKPGGRLIIGVPNNNPYLFINDKFHTLNLPPHHAGLWDKNSLKSLEKIFNISLDSLTFEPLEKTYNQFLPTYLANTNAINAFLIKSINKIAPRLLKKLMCRFVNGRNIIAVFKK; translated from the coding sequence ATGAGTAAAACGGTTCCAAGTCCTTTAAAATTTGATGCGCTTTCAGACAAGATTGAATCTTTCGAAACCCAAAAAATTTGCAGAGCATATAAGGCTATGGGTATTGATGTAACTCGATATTTTAAAGATTTAAAAGAGATTGAGTTATTTCAGTGCCGAAGTACAGGATATAAATTTTACTATCCATTTTCAGTTATTGGGGATGCTGAGTTTTATAAAGAGCTATCTTTAAAACGCGAAAATTATTATTCTACACGGTGGGAGCATTTACAAATTTTACCTTCCTTAAATACAAGCCAGAAAATATTAGAAATAGGGTCTGGCTTTGGTGTTTTTTTAAACTTATTAAAAGGTAAAGGAATTACTGCAGAAGGAATAGAGCTAAATCCTGAAGCCTTAAATAATTGTAAAGAACAACAATTAAAAGTTCACAACCAGCTTATAGAAGACTTTGTAAAAGATAGTGTTGAACAATTTGATGTGGTTTGCTACTTTCAAGTCTTAGAGCATATTACAAATATTTATGACTTTATTTCCAATTCATTATTAGCATTAAAACCCGGCGGACGACTTATAATTGGAGTGCCTAACAATAATCCATATTTATTTATTAATGATAAATTTCATACCTTAAATTTACCGCCCCATCACGCTGGACTGTGGGATAAAAATTCTTTAAAATCTTTAGAAAAAATATTCAATATTTCGTTAGATTCGTTAACCTTTGAGCCTTTAGAAAAAACTTACAATCAGTTTTTACCTACATATTTAGCCAACACCAATGCTATCAACGCTTTTTTAATTAAGTCAATTAATAAAATTGCACCTAGATTGCTAAAAAAGTTGATGTGTAGGTTTGTTAACGGAAGAAATATTATAGCGGTTTTCAAAAAATAA
- a CDS encoding glycosyltransferase, which produces MREGQNIARDQLVDKTSYNHRVIVPLYIPNNQGYYKDAFSIFEICLKSVNKTASSNIAVSVVSNGSSNAVNDALLRLYKEGLINELIIEKEQIGKLNCILKVLRTSDERFLTITDADILFMNDWESEIMKVFETFPKAAAVSPIPVFRTQNHYTSNIIFDFYFSNKIKFSKVQNPEALTKFAKSIGWEWLDEKWKDVIMTLDAPNGDLKAVVGCNHCTVTYKREIFESIPNCNSKYKLGGDSEGVYLDKPSMFYDGYRLATYDSYAYHLGNKLEDWMIDSFNDLKESDKIDFTINAPILKKSILKHIVKNVVFKKIMARKPMRKWYYLRKGLNKNKVTDFV; this is translated from the coding sequence ATGCGCGAAGGCCAAAACATAGCGAGAGACCAATTAGTTGATAAAACATCTTATAATCATAGGGTTATTGTGCCTTTGTATATTCCAAATAACCAAGGGTATTATAAAGATGCATTTTCAATTTTCGAGATATGCTTGAAATCTGTTAACAAAACGGCAAGTTCTAATATTGCCGTCTCTGTTGTGAGTAACGGAAGTAGTAACGCAGTAAATGATGCATTGTTAAGGTTGTATAAAGAAGGCTTGATAAACGAACTCATTATCGAAAAAGAACAAATAGGAAAATTAAATTGTATTTTAAAAGTTTTAAGAACTTCAGATGAACGATTTTTGACTATCACCGACGCTGACATTTTGTTTATGAATGATTGGGAGAGTGAAATTATGAAAGTGTTCGAGACATTCCCCAAAGCAGCGGCAGTAAGTCCAATTCCGGTATTTAGAACGCAAAATCACTACACCTCAAACATTATCTTTGATTTTTATTTTTCAAACAAAATCAAATTTTCAAAAGTTCAAAACCCAGAAGCATTAACTAAATTTGCTAAAAGTATTGGCTGGGAGTGGCTAGACGAAAAGTGGAAAGATGTTATAATGACTCTTGATGCTCCGAATGGCGATTTAAAAGCTGTTGTGGGTTGTAATCATTGTACGGTAACATATAAAAGAGAAATTTTTGAAAGCATTCCCAATTGCAATTCAAAATATAAATTAGGTGGGGATAGCGAAGGTGTATATTTAGATAAACCATCTATGTTCTACGATGGTTACAGGCTAGCAACTTACGATAGTTATGCGTATCATTTAGGAAATAAATTAGAAGATTGGATGATTGATTCTTTTAATGATTTAAAAGAATCAGACAAAATAGATTTCACAATTAATGCACCAATTTTAAAAAAATCTATACTCAAACATATTGTAAAAAATGTGGTTTTTAAAAAAATAATGGCTCGAAAACCAATGAGAAAATGGTATTATTTGAGGAAAGGTTTAAACAAGAATAAAGTTACCGATTTTGTTTAG
- a CDS encoding methyltransferase domain-containing protein: MKIYNYFKTMITDLKRRFITNLNAKQNKSDVDRWKQEKWLFDDWNERTKIMAQWIKPNSQVLEFGAAKLALKQYLPKGVTYTPSDIVYRGEGTLVCDLNQETPNFNPQDIIFCSGVLEYIYDMPQLIENLSGKTKRFIISYATFDVFNSKKHRKINGWVNAFTNDEIITIFKKNNFDLVKTESWRKQTIYIFDKVER, from the coding sequence ATGAAGATTTACAACTATTTTAAAACTATGATTACCGATTTAAAACGTAGGTTTATAACCAATTTAAACGCGAAGCAAAACAAATCGGATGTCGATAGGTGGAAGCAGGAAAAATGGCTTTTCGACGATTGGAATGAGCGCACCAAAATCATGGCACAATGGATTAAACCTAATTCACAAGTATTAGAGTTTGGTGCTGCGAAACTGGCATTAAAACAATATTTACCCAAGGGTGTGACGTATACACCTTCCGATATTGTTTATAGAGGTGAAGGTACTCTGGTATGCGATTTAAACCAAGAAACACCCAATTTTAATCCTCAAGATATTATCTTTTGTAGTGGAGTTTTAGAGTATATCTACGATATGCCGCAATTGATAGAAAACTTGTCTGGTAAAACAAAACGATTTATAATCTCCTATGCTACTTTTGATGTATTTAATAGTAAAAAACACCGTAAGATAAATGGTTGGGTCAACGCATTTACCAACGACGAAATTATAACCATTTTTAAAAAAAATAATTTTGATCTAGTTAAAACTGAATCTTGGAGAAAACAAACTATTTACATTTTTGATAAGGTAGAAAGATGA
- a CDS encoding ABC transporter ATP-binding protein, with translation MSSGIILKVENISKQYRIGTIGTGTLSHDLNRFWHRVRGKEDPYLKVGAVNDRSSKSTTDYVWALRDINFEVKEGEVLGIIGKNGAGKSTLLKILSRVTSPTTGVIKTKGRIASLLEVGTGFHPELTGRENIYLNGAILGMTRSEITAKLDEIIDFSGCEMYIDTPVKRYSSGMRVRLAFAVAAHLEPDILVVDEVLAVGDAEFQKKAIGKMQDISKGEGRTVLFVSHNMPAVKSLCSRGIVLENGATVFNGDTDEAVDFYLNQTKDKSNTYYAKQENFNTNFVKSVEVVTSNKGFQEFNRDFKVRIEVYCRNIIEAAAVSYQIIDNENRPLIHELVLSNEQEFGKREGSYILTSEISNLKLYEGEYRLNVFFADNFTKNTYERLFEICHFEIINSFKRPYYWQKGSAIYKENKTCWVISETNE, from the coding sequence ATGAGTAGCGGCATCATTCTAAAAGTCGAAAATATAAGCAAACAGTACCGCATCGGAACTATTGGAACGGGTACGCTTTCTCACGATTTAAATAGGTTTTGGCATAGGGTGCGTGGCAAGGAAGATCCGTATTTAAAGGTAGGAGCCGTAAATGACAGGAGTAGTAAATCTACAACCGATTACGTTTGGGCCTTACGCGATATTAATTTTGAAGTTAAAGAAGGGGAGGTTTTAGGAATAATTGGAAAAAATGGTGCGGGAAAATCCACCTTGCTTAAAATTCTTTCGCGAGTAACGAGTCCAACGACGGGTGTTATTAAAACTAAAGGTCGAATTGCATCTCTGCTCGAAGTAGGCACAGGGTTTCACCCCGAACTTACAGGCCGTGAGAATATATATTTAAACGGTGCTATTTTAGGGATGACGCGCAGCGAAATAACTGCCAAACTCGATGAAATAATCGATTTTTCTGGTTGCGAAATGTATATTGATACTCCTGTAAAACGTTATTCCTCGGGTATGCGAGTACGCCTCGCTTTTGCTGTAGCCGCTCATCTCGAACCCGATATTTTGGTGGTAGACGAAGTGCTGGCAGTAGGCGATGCCGAATTTCAAAAAAAAGCCATTGGCAAAATGCAAGACATCTCAAAAGGAGAGGGCAGAACGGTACTGTTTGTAAGCCATAATATGCCGGCGGTAAAAAGTTTGTGTAGTAGAGGGATTGTTTTGGAGAATGGAGCAACAGTTTTTAATGGAGATACCGATGAAGCTGTTGACTTTTATTTAAATCAGACTAAAGATAAATCGAATACTTATTACGCGAAGCAAGAGAATTTTAATACAAACTTTGTAAAAAGTGTTGAGGTCGTTACTAGCAATAAGGGTTTCCAAGAATTTAATCGGGATTTTAAGGTAAGGATCGAAGTATATTGTCGTAATATAATAGAGGCTGCAGCAGTTTCATATCAAATTATCGATAATGAAAATAGACCACTTATTCACGAATTAGTTTTAAGTAACGAACAAGAGTTTGGCAAAAGGGAAGGAAGCTATATTTTAACTTCAGAAATTTCAAATTTAAAATTGTATGAAGGTGAATATCGCTTAAATGTTTTCTTTGCAGATAATTTTACAAAAAACACTTACGAAAGACTGTTTGAAATTTGTCATTTCGAAATTATTAATAGTTTTAAAAGGCCCTATTATTGGCAGAAAGGATCTGCTATTTATAAAGAAAATAAAACCTGTTGGGTAATTTCAGAAACAAATGAGTAA
- a CDS encoding glycosyltransferase family 2 protein, whose amino-acid sequence MGNSPKTSIIVPCYNQARFLSEALNSVYNQTFKDWECVIVNDGSTDNTEEIASKWVQKDERFKYISKSNGGLSSARNKGIENSQAKYILPLDADDKLHPEYLEKAIPILENDEAIEVLTSKVQFFGVKEHIYHLPIYTFKTLLLKNCFIACSIFKKESFLKVGGYDENLKSFEDWDLWISVLKHGGKAHVINEVLYYYRKHEANSLSNRFYTDGDFYYGLYDYVFKKHIDLYLKAFPNFIFVYKDYLKLKTFNEKVKKNILFRIYAKFKKLLKK is encoded by the coding sequence ATGGGGAATAGTCCAAAAACTTCTATAATTGTTCCTTGTTATAATCAAGCTCGTTTTTTGTCTGAAGCTTTAAATTCAGTTTACAATCAAACTTTTAAAGATTGGGAATGTGTTATTGTAAATGATGGCAGTACAGACAATACCGAAGAAATAGCATCTAAGTGGGTGCAAAAAGACGAACGTTTTAAATATATTTCAAAATCAAACGGAGGCTTATCCAGCGCACGAAATAAAGGTATAGAAAACAGTCAAGCAAAATATATTTTACCCTTGGATGCCGATGATAAATTGCATCCAGAATATTTAGAAAAAGCAATACCTATTTTAGAAAATGATGAAGCAATTGAAGTGTTGACCTCAAAAGTGCAATTTTTTGGAGTAAAAGAACATATATATCACTTACCAATTTATACTTTTAAAACACTATTGCTTAAAAATTGCTTTATAGCCTGTTCTATTTTTAAAAAAGAATCTTTTCTAAAAGTTGGTGGTTATGATGAAAACCTAAAATCTTTTGAAGATTGGGACTTATGGATTTCAGTTTTAAAACATGGCGGTAAAGCTCATGTTATTAATGAGGTTCTATATTACTACCGAAAACATGAAGCCAACTCACTCTCCAACAGATTTTATACTGACGGCGATTTTTACTACGGTTTATACGATTATGTTTTTAAAAAGCACATCGATTTGTATTTAAAGGCCTTCCCAAACTTTATATTTGTTTACAAGGATTATTTAAAACTTAAAACTTTTAATGAAAAGGTAAAGAAGAATATTCTTTTTAGAATATATGCCAAGTTTAAAAAGTTATTAAAAAAGTAA
- a CDS encoding polysaccharide pyruvyl transferase family protein → MGIRLYWWQEKRDNGTENYGDLLSKYIVEKVSQKRVKTISHPSTRVNKYLLKHYLVIGSIISSANRNSIVWGSGIIKKEDTIRPAKFLAVRGPKTRKRILETGYFCPEIYGDPAILLPNFYDPKIEKTHSIGIIPHYVDYQEVKAQFEDNTRVKVIDLLTYDVEKTTRDILQCEHIISSSLHGVIVAHSYNIPAIWTKFSNKLSGDNIKFFDYFESVGIPFKKEIFISPDYLDERAIKSLLNEYSNMLLPDKFLLEKCKSNLLKTCPFNN, encoded by the coding sequence ATGGGAATTAGACTCTACTGGTGGCAAGAAAAGCGTGACAACGGAACTGAAAATTACGGCGATTTACTGTCAAAATACATAGTTGAAAAAGTTTCACAAAAAAGGGTGAAAACCATCTCTCATCCCTCAACCAGAGTAAATAAATATTTATTAAAGCATTATTTAGTAATTGGCAGTATTATATCTTCTGCCAATAGAAATTCGATTGTTTGGGGTAGTGGCATAATAAAGAAAGAGGATACTATTAGGCCTGCAAAATTTCTAGCCGTAAGAGGTCCAAAAACTAGAAAACGAATTTTGGAGACTGGATATTTTTGCCCTGAAATATATGGTGATCCTGCTATTTTATTGCCAAATTTTTACGATCCAAAAATAGAAAAAACACATTCGATTGGTATTATACCGCATTATGTAGATTACCAAGAGGTAAAAGCACAATTTGAAGACAATACACGAGTAAAAGTTATTGATTTGTTAACTTACGACGTTGAAAAAACAACGCGTGATATTTTACAGTGCGAACATATTATTTCATCATCTCTGCATGGTGTTATTGTAGCGCATAGTTATAATATTCCTGCAATATGGACTAAGTTTTCAAATAAATTATCTGGTGACAATATTAAGTTTTTTGATTATTTTGAGTCGGTGGGTATACCTTTTAAAAAAGAGATTTTTATAAGTCCAGATTATTTAGATGAAAGAGCAATAAAAAGCTTGTTGAATGAATATAGTAATATGTTATTGCCTGATAAATTTTTATTGGAAAAATGCAAATCGAATTTATTAAAAACTTGTCCTTTTAATAATTAA